A single window of Sparus aurata chromosome 22, fSpaAur1.1, whole genome shotgun sequence DNA harbors:
- the LOC115573533 gene encoding steroid hormone receptor ERR2-like isoform X2, with translation MFPNCASLTLSATTTSRLLTRMPSEDRHLSSSCGSYVKTEPSSPSSSLVDTGSHHSPSGNSDASGGYINGSGRHSHALDSPPMFNPSMLGGGAACLRRYEECSGGVVDDSPIKCEYMLNAIPKRLCLVCGDIASGYHYGVASCEACKAFFKRTIQGNIEYSCPATNECEITKRRRKSCQACRFMKCLKVGMLKEGVRLDRVRGGRQKYKRRLDAENSAYLGLTIPPPAKKPLTKIVSHLLVVEPEKIYAMPDPTMPDGDIKALTTLCDLADRELVVIIGWAKHIPGFSTLSLADQMSLLQSAWMEILVLSIVFRSLPCEDEIVYAEDYVVDEEQARISGLLDLHVAILPLVRRYKKLRMEKEEFVSLKAIALANSDSMHIENIEAVQRLQDSLHEALQDFEGSQHPEDPRRAGKLLMTLPLLRQTATKAVQHFYSIKMQGKVPMHKLFLEMLEAKA, from the exons ATGTTTCCGAACTGTGCATCCCTGACCCTCTCTGCTACCACAACCAGTAG GTTGTTAACCAGAATGCCCTCTGAGGACCGACACCTGTCCTCAAGCTGTGGTTCTTACGTCAAAACCGAGCCTtccagtccttcttcctcacTAGTAGACACCGGCAGTCACCACAGTCCCAGCGGCAACTCCGACGCCAGCGGCGGCTACATCAACGGCAGCGGCAGACACTCACACGCCCTCGACTCCCCGCCAATGTTCAACCCAAGCATGCTTGGAGGTGGCGCGGCCTGCCTAAGACGCTACGAGGAGTGCTCTGGCGGCGTTGTAGACGATTCGCCAATCAAGTGCGAGTACATGCTCAACGCCATTCCCAAGAGGCTGTGCCTGGTGTGTGGCGACATCGCCTCAGGGTACCACTACGGGGTGGCCTCCTGTGAGGCCTGCAAAGCCTTTTTCAAAAGGACGATACAAG GGAACATTGAGTACAGCTGTCCAGCCACCAACGAATGTGAGATCACCAAGAGGAGACGCAAGTCGTGCCAGGCCTGCCGCTTCATGAAATGTCTTAAAGTTGGCATGTTGAAAGAAG gtGTGCGTCTGGACCGGGTGAGAGGGGGGAGACAGAAGTACAAACGGAGGTTGGACGCAGAGAACAGCGCCTACCTCGGCCTCACCATCCCCCCTCCTGCCAAAAAGCCAT TGACGAAGATCGTTTCCCATCTGTTGGTGGTGGAGCCAGAGAAGATCTATGCCATGCCTGACCCCACCATGCCTGACGGAGACATCAAGGCCCTGACCACGCTGTGCGACTTGGCCGACCGCGAACTCGTTGTCATCATCGGCTGGGCAAAACATATCCCAG GTTTTTCCACTCTCTCGCTGGCAGACCAGATGAGTTTACTGCAGAGTGCCTGGATGGAGATACTGGTGCTGAGCATCGTGTTTCGCTCGCTGCCCTGTGAGGACGAGATTGTGTACGCGGAGGACTACGTGGTGGATGAGGAGCAGGCGAGGATCTCAGGCCTGCTGGATCTGCACGTCGCCATCCTGCCGCTGGTGCGGCGCTACAAGAAGCTGCGCATGGAGAAGGAGGAGTTTGTCTCGCTCAAAGCCATCGCCCTCGCCAACTCAG ACTCCATGCACATAGAGAATATCGAGGCGGTCCAAAGGCTCCAGGATTCTCTCCATGAGGCCCTGCAGGACTTTGAGGGCTCCCAGCATCCGGAGGACCCTCGGCGGGCGGGCAAGCTGCTAATGACCCTGCCTCTGCTCCGTCAGACCGCCACCAAGGCCGTGCAGCACTTCTACAGCATCAAAATGCAGGGCAAAGTCCCCATGCACAAACTATTCCTCGAGATGCTGGAGGCCAAGGCTTGA
- the LOC115573533 gene encoding steroid hormone receptor ERR2-like isoform X1, with product MDVSELCIPDPLCYHNQLLTRMPSEDRHLSSSCGSYVKTEPSSPSSSLVDTGSHHSPSGNSDASGGYINGSGRHSHALDSPPMFNPSMLGGGAACLRRYEECSGGVVDDSPIKCEYMLNAIPKRLCLVCGDIASGYHYGVASCEACKAFFKRTIQGNIEYSCPATNECEITKRRRKSCQACRFMKCLKVGMLKEGVRLDRVRGGRQKYKRRLDAENSAYLGLTIPPPAKKPLTKIVSHLLVVEPEKIYAMPDPTMPDGDIKALTTLCDLADRELVVIIGWAKHIPGFSTLSLADQMSLLQSAWMEILVLSIVFRSLPCEDEIVYAEDYVVDEEQARISGLLDLHVAILPLVRRYKKLRMEKEEFVSLKAIALANSDSMHIENIEAVQRLQDSLHEALQDFEGSQHPEDPRRAGKLLMTLPLLRQTATKAVQHFYSIKMQGKVPMHKLFLEMLEAKA from the exons ATGGATGTTTCCGAACTGTGCATCCCTGACCCTCTCTGCTACCACAACCA GTTGTTAACCAGAATGCCCTCTGAGGACCGACACCTGTCCTCAAGCTGTGGTTCTTACGTCAAAACCGAGCCTtccagtccttcttcctcacTAGTAGACACCGGCAGTCACCACAGTCCCAGCGGCAACTCCGACGCCAGCGGCGGCTACATCAACGGCAGCGGCAGACACTCACACGCCCTCGACTCCCCGCCAATGTTCAACCCAAGCATGCTTGGAGGTGGCGCGGCCTGCCTAAGACGCTACGAGGAGTGCTCTGGCGGCGTTGTAGACGATTCGCCAATCAAGTGCGAGTACATGCTCAACGCCATTCCCAAGAGGCTGTGCCTGGTGTGTGGCGACATCGCCTCAGGGTACCACTACGGGGTGGCCTCCTGTGAGGCCTGCAAAGCCTTTTTCAAAAGGACGATACAAG GGAACATTGAGTACAGCTGTCCAGCCACCAACGAATGTGAGATCACCAAGAGGAGACGCAAGTCGTGCCAGGCCTGCCGCTTCATGAAATGTCTTAAAGTTGGCATGTTGAAAGAAG gtGTGCGTCTGGACCGGGTGAGAGGGGGGAGACAGAAGTACAAACGGAGGTTGGACGCAGAGAACAGCGCCTACCTCGGCCTCACCATCCCCCCTCCTGCCAAAAAGCCAT TGACGAAGATCGTTTCCCATCTGTTGGTGGTGGAGCCAGAGAAGATCTATGCCATGCCTGACCCCACCATGCCTGACGGAGACATCAAGGCCCTGACCACGCTGTGCGACTTGGCCGACCGCGAACTCGTTGTCATCATCGGCTGGGCAAAACATATCCCAG GTTTTTCCACTCTCTCGCTGGCAGACCAGATGAGTTTACTGCAGAGTGCCTGGATGGAGATACTGGTGCTGAGCATCGTGTTTCGCTCGCTGCCCTGTGAGGACGAGATTGTGTACGCGGAGGACTACGTGGTGGATGAGGAGCAGGCGAGGATCTCAGGCCTGCTGGATCTGCACGTCGCCATCCTGCCGCTGGTGCGGCGCTACAAGAAGCTGCGCATGGAGAAGGAGGAGTTTGTCTCGCTCAAAGCCATCGCCCTCGCCAACTCAG ACTCCATGCACATAGAGAATATCGAGGCGGTCCAAAGGCTCCAGGATTCTCTCCATGAGGCCCTGCAGGACTTTGAGGGCTCCCAGCATCCGGAGGACCCTCGGCGGGCGGGCAAGCTGCTAATGACCCTGCCTCTGCTCCGTCAGACCGCCACCAAGGCCGTGCAGCACTTCTACAGCATCAAAATGCAGGGCAAAGTCCCCATGCACAAACTATTCCTCGAGATGCTGGAGGCCAAGGCTTGA